GTGGCTCAAAATCCGTCCGACATTAAGGACGCTTCTGTTCCCGATTATTTGCCTGCAATTTATCCGAACGCTCATTATTCCCAATCCATTGGATGTATTTATTTTGTTCGTGCTGTTTTTGTTCTATCTCGGGTTTTTGTTTTCCTGGTATTGATGAGGAAAAAAGCTGCAACCCGGCAAACCGACCGTCGTTTTGCGGATGAGTTAAGGCCGAGTTCCCGTCGTCAGGCTTTAGGTGGCTTTAACCACAGAATGCTTTTCCGCAAACTTTAGCCTGAACAGTCGGCTTTCAGCCGCTGACAAAAACCTGCCGGCTTTAGCCGGCAGTCGGTTAGATGGATTTTGTCCATCTAATTTTACTAATCAACACTATATTTAAGCAATTAAGTGGATTTCATCCAACTAAATTAGGCTAGATTCGGCATATTTGGTTGATTTAAGGTAAAATAATTGGATGAAATCCATTTAATCTTCACTTAATGGTATTCACACGGAAATTAATTGGAGAAAATCCAAAAAAGCCGCAAACTTCGCGGCTCTTTTTGTTGCGGCTCTTTTCCCTTAGCCGGGAATATAGAGCACCTGCCCTTCGGACAAATCTTCATCGGGCAATTTGTTCACTTGCATGATTTCCCGTGCGCTAATGTTGTACCGCTCCGCAATCGAAGCGACCGACTCTTCCTTCTGAACGATGCACATACGAAATTTGCGAAATTGATCTTCCTGATCTTGCTGCAGAAAAAGCTTCTTCCATTCCAAAGCATCCGGCGAGGCCGCTTTTTCGCCCGGCGCAGCGTTTGTTTCGCGCGGCGCCGTATCCGCAAGCTTGCCAAACTCCGTCCGCGGCGGACCGGCTTTTTTCCCCACAACAACCGGAACTTCGTCCTGTTCCGGGACATTTTCCTTAGGCAGCGGCTCCATTTGCCCCGGATTTTCGGCAATCTGCAAATAGGCGTCATGGTCGTCCGGCAATGCGTCCTCCTTTGGCGCGGCTAACGGTTCGTCCTCGCCGCCAGACGGCATGACCAAATCGTCATGTTGGGGTGCTCGATCATCCTGCTCGGGCTGGGTGGAATGATGGATGAAAAACAGTTCCTCTTCAGCTTCTTGTCCATCTTCCTCTGCCGGCAATTTTAGGCCGTTAAGCGCCAAAACGCCGGTAATATGCAAACTTCTTTTGGACAGAATATCGACGTCAAAATTTTCTATATCCGCTTGCACATCACGCATGTCCAACGAGCGGGTAGCCGGAACGGTGATTTCCACCGGGATATCATATTCCAGCCGCTTGCTTTCGCCTGCGTCGTCGCTCAAATAACGCCCCGTCAAATGCAAATATCCTTTTAAAACGTTCTTTCCCGCCGCGGATTGCGCCTGTATATCCGGCGTCAGTTCAATTTCTTCCAATTCTCCGATCCCGGCAGCATCTTCAGGCAGCACGATCCGCTCATAAATGTCAAACCGAAACCCCGTTTGCCGGTCAGCCATCCTGAATCCTCCCTTCCCAAATGTTCTTTATCCATTATATGGGCCAAGGCGAGGGCGCATGCCAGAAACTTGCCGAAGCTGTTCCAATAATGTGCGGAAATCCGCAGGGTAGGGAGATTGCACGGAAACGGTTTCGGAGGAAAAAGGGTGCTGAAAGAAAAGTTCGTGAGCGTGCAGCGCCTGCCGGAAAATGCGGGGATCGGCGCTGCCGTATAACGTGTCGCCGACAATGGGATGCCCGATATAACTTAAATGGACGCGGATTTGATGGGTTCTTCCCGTTTCCAGACGCACTTCCAATAAAGCAAAGCCGGGCCACTGTTCCACAATTTTATATCGTGTTACCGCCTGCTTTCCGCTTGCCGCGACGCACATTTTGCCGTTTATATGCCGGTGGCGTCCGATCGGGGCGGCGATTATCGCTTCTTTACGCGGCGGATTGCCTTTGACGATGGCGCTGTAAACGCGAGCGATCCGCTTTTCCGCCATATCCCGGTCTAAAATACTTTGGGCGAATTCATTTTTCGCATATAACACCGGTCCGCTCGTATCCCGATCCAGGCGGTGAATATGCCGAACCGCCACTTGCTGGCCGGTGCTTTCCAAATAGCCCGCCACAAAATTGGCCAAAGTGCCTGACTCGCCCGCTTCGGTGGGATGCACTTTGATTCCCGCCTCTTTGTCGACAACGAGGCAGAAATCATCTTCATACAATATCTTTATATTTCGCCACTGCGGGGCAAAGCCCAACGGTTGCGCGGGAAAAAGCCGCAAGCGAAGGCGGCTGCCGGACAATCGCAGGTTCTCATCAGTTGTCATTTTCCGGGCCAGGCGGGCCGGAAGCCGCAACTGTCCGCACAAAAAATCCCGCAGCTTGTCCGTGCTGTCCATCCGCATGTGCCCGATGGGCAACTCCAGCCATTCCCCTTTGCGTTTTGCCTGAACCATGCAACCGTCTCCCGAATGTTTATTTCGCCGCTTGATAAAGAAATTCGACTGCCCGCTCGGCCGCTTCCTTGCCCTGGCGGATGCAATCGGGAATGCCCACTCCGTTGTAACCGGAACCGGCCAGTACGATTCCCGGGGCCGCTTCCCTGATTGCGCTTCTTGTTTCCGCAAGCCTGGCCAAATGCCCTACCGGATATTGCGGCATGGCATGTTCCCACCGGCTGACCTCCGCAAACAGCGGTTTCTCGGTAATCCCCATAATTTCTTTAATTTCTTGGCGAACTTTTTCGATCATTTCGCCATCGCTTAAATTACCGGTGACTTCCGCGCCGGCTCTGCCGATATAGCAGCGCAGCACGGCTTTATTTGCCGGCGCCGTATGCAGCCATTTGGCCGAAGTCCAGGTGCATGCTGTGAGCGTTCTACCTTCCGTGCGGGGAATGACAAACCCGGAGCCGTCCATGGCGACGCCGATATCGGATTGCGCAAAACCCAGCACGACGTTGGCTACCGAAACGTAAGGGATTTGGGACAAATAGCCGCTGCCGGGAATTGAAGCCAGCATTTTGGCCGCGGCAAACGCCGGCGCCGCCACCACAACGGCGTCTGCGTACAATTCCTGGCCATCGGACAATTTCACCGCGTATGCGTCCGCTTTTCGCGCGATATTTAACACGCTCGTGCCGAAAATTTGCCCGGCACCGCCCAACGCCATCGCCAACGATTCTACCAATGTGTACAACCCTTGGCGATAAGAAAGGAACATCGATTTTTGCGCCGCCGGCGGAAGCGACGGCGGCAGCGGCACAGCCGCCGATTTTGTTTTGCCCCGCAGCATGCCGAGAATCAGGCTGCGATGTTGCTGTTCGGCGGCGTAAAATTGCGGGAAAGTGGCCATCAGGCTGAGCGACTTCGTTTCCCCCGCATAAATGCCGGCAAGAAGCGGTTCGGCTATATGCGCCAAGACTTCCGTTCCGAGCCGCCGTTCGATAAAGTGGCCCAATGACTCGTCCTCTTTGCCCGCGCGTCTCGGCAACACCAAATCAAGCGCCGCCCTCGCCTTGCCCAACGGCGACAAAAGGCCCGTTTGCACAAACGGCCATACTTTTGTGGGAATGCCGAGCACCAATCCCGCAGGCATCTTATGCAGCTTTCCTTTATGCAATATATATGTTTTTTGCGCTTTCGGGTTGGTTGCCACCAATTCATTTTCCAAACCCAGTTCCCTGGTCAAATCAATCACCGCCGTTTTCCGGGCGAGAAACGAATCGGGGCCGCGTTCAATGATATAATTGTCTTTGCGCAGCGTCTTAATTTTCCCGCCGAATTGCGCATTCTCTTCCACAATTGTGATCGCTAAGCCGTTGCCGTGCCTTGCGGACAATTTTTGCATGTAAAAAGCGGCGCTCAGGCCGCTTACGCCTCCGCCTACGACGATGACATGTTTCCGCTGTTCACCCATGGAAAAGCTTCCTTTCGGTCTAAGAAATCTTGGCAACCACAGACTCCGCGAGCGTCTTCATATATAAAGGATCCGTATTCAAGGATGCGGTCCTTTCCAGATGAATGCCCAACTTCGCCGCCTTTTGTTTGCATTCAATGTCGATATCATAAAGCACTTCCAAATGATCCGAGACAAACCCGACGGGGCAGACCAGCACGTGTTCTATGCCCTCGCCGCGGATTGTTTCCAACACATCGAGAATGTCGGGACCGAGCCACGGTTCGGCTGTGCGCCCGGCGCTTTGCCATGCAAAACGCCATTTCGCGACGCCGGCGCGTTCGGCTACCGCTTGCGATGTCTCCAATAGCTGCTGCGGGTAAGGATCGTTCGCTTCCAAAATTTTTGCCGGCAAGCTGTGCGCCGAAAAAATGACTTCCGTCCGATCGGCTTGCTCCCCGAACCCGGCAAGCCCGGCGCGTACCCGATTGGCGAGCGCCGAAAGCAAGTCGGGGTGCAGATGATACTGATCGACGAAGTTCATCCTGATCCCGCAGGCAACAGCGGTTTCCCGCGCCCGTTTGGTATAATCGCCCACGCTCATCGTGGAATAATGCGGCGCCAGCACAATGCCGACGGCTTCCCGCAATCCGTCCGCCGCCATTTGCTTGACGCCGTCTTCGATGAACGGCGCGGCATGTTTCAACCCCTGATAGCAGACAAAGGAATAGTTTGGATACATGCGGTCAAGTGTTTCTTGCAGCGCGGATACTTGCCTGTTCGTATTTTCGCGAAGCGGGAAAACGCCGCCGACAATCGCTTCATAGCGGCTGGTCAACTCGCCCAGCAGTTCGGGCGAAGGCTTATGTCCGTGGCGGATATGCGTATAATAAGCTTCAATCTGTTCCATACTTTCCGGTGTCCCGTACGACATGACCAACACGCCGATGCGGCGGTTATGCATGCGAATCACTTCCTTGTTTTTGCGCCAGTTGCCGGCGCGAATATTCATGGATAAAATCCGTCAGTTCCCGCAGTTTCGCAAGCGACGCTTCCGGGAAAAGCCCGTGCCCAAGGTTGAAAATATATCCGGGCCGCCGCAACCCTTCATCGATTAATTGTTGCGCCGCCTGCCGCAAGACGGGCAGATCCGCCATCAGCATATAAGGATCCAGATTTCCTTGCAACGCAAAACGGCTGCCGATGCGTTCGCGCGCGGCAGATAACGGCACCCGCCAATCCACTCCGATCACATCCGCCTGCAGATTGCGCAAAAAGGGCAGCAATTCTCCCGAGCCAACCCCGGGGAAATAGATTTTGGGCTCCGTATAGCCGGACAACCGGGCGAAAATCCGCTCAACCGTCGGCAGCACGAATTTGCAAAAGTCAGCCGGCGAAAGCGCTCCGACCCAACTGTCAAACAACTGCACGGCGTCGGCCCCCGCATGGATATGCGCCCGCAAATAATCCGCGGCCATATCGCCCAGCTTGTCCATCAGCATAAACCAGGTTTGCGGATCGTTATACATCAGCGCTTTCGTTCGCATGTATGTTTTTGAGGGTTTGCCTTCAATCAGGTAGCTGGCAATCGTGAACGGCGCCCCGGCAAACGTGATCAATGGCACTTTCAACTCGCCGGCCAAAATGCGGATCGTCTTTAGCACATGCGGCAAATCTTTTTCCACATCAAGCGGGCGCAACTTTGCAACGTCCTGCCGCGTGCGGATCGGCTGGTCAATGACCGGGCCGATATTTTTCACGATATCGAAATCGACACCCAGAGAAGCGACCGGATTCATGATATCCGAATACAAAATGGCGGCGTCGACGCCCAATTTTTTCACCGGCAGCATCGTGACTTCCGCCGCCAGTTCCGGCTGTCGGCAAATCTCGAGCAAGCTGTATTTTTCTTTGATTTTCCGGTAGTCGGGATCATACCGTCCCGCCTGCCGCATGTACCAAACAGGCGTGAATTCCGTTTTCTGCCGCCGGCAAGCGCGGATAAACGTATCCTCATAAACTTTTGCCATATGCTCATTCCTTATCCTATATGATGCCTGTTTCATGAAGCCTTCACAACCGCTTCAACGCTTCCCGGTGCGCGGCAATCGTCCGCTGGATATCATCGTCGGTATGCGCCGCGGACACAAACATCGCCTCAAATTGCGACGGTGCGACGGAAACGCCCAGATCAAGCATGGCGGCGAAATAGCGGTTGAATTTGGCAAGGTCGGATGTCTTGGCCGTCTCATAATTCGTAACGGGAATTTCCGTAAAAAACGGGCAGAGCATCGAACCGACACGGTTGATGGTGATTTCAACTCCCGCTTCCTTCGCGTTGGCGGCAAAGCCTTGTTCCAAAAGCGCCGATTTCCGTTCCAGTTCGGCGTAGACTTCGGGCGTCAATAACCGCAGCGTCGTAAGGCCCGCCGCCATCGCCAACGGATTCCCCGACAACGTGCCGGCCTGGTAAACGGGACCGCT
This region of Bacilli bacterium genomic DNA includes:
- the hemE gene encoding uroporphyrinogen decarboxylase, coding for MAKVYEDTFIRACRRQKTEFTPVWYMRQAGRYDPDYRKIKEKYSLLEICRQPELAAEVTMLPVKKLGVDAAILYSDIMNPVASLGVDFDIVKNIGPVIDQPIRTRQDVAKLRPLDVEKDLPHVLKTIRILAGELKVPLITFAGAPFTIASYLIEGKPSKTYMRTKALMYNDPQTWFMLMDKLGDMAADYLRAHIHAGADAVQLFDSWVGALSPADFCKFVLPTVERIFARLSGYTEPKIYFPGVGSGELLPFLRNLQADVIGVDWRVPLSAARERIGSRFALQGNLDPYMLMADLPVLRQAAQQLIDEGLRRPGYIFNLGHGLFPEASLAKLRELTDFIHEYSRRQLAQKQGSDSHA
- the hemG gene encoding protoporphyrinogen oxidase; translation: MGEQRKHVIVVGGGVSGLSAAFYMQKLSARHGNGLAITIVEENAQFGGKIKTLRKDNYIIERGPDSFLARKTAVIDLTRELGLENELVATNPKAQKTYILHKGKLHKMPAGLVLGIPTKVWPFVQTGLLSPLGKARAALDLVLPRRAGKEDESLGHFIERRLGTEVLAHIAEPLLAGIYAGETKSLSLMATFPQFYAAEQQHRSLILGMLRGKTKSAAVPLPPSLPPAAQKSMFLSYRQGLYTLVESLAMALGGAGQIFGTSVLNIARKADAYAVKLSDGQELYADAVVVAAPAFAAAKMLASIPGSGYLSQIPYVSVANVVLGFAQSDIGVAMDGSGFVIPRTEGRTLTACTWTSAKWLHTAPANKAVLRCYIGRAGAEVTGNLSDGEMIEKVRQEIKEIMGITEKPLFAEVSRWEHAMPQYPVGHLARLAETRSAIREAAPGIVLAGSGYNGVGIPDCIRQGKEAAERAVEFLYQAAK
- the hemH gene encoding ferrochelatase yields the protein MHNRRIGVLVMSYGTPESMEQIEAYYTHIRHGHKPSPELLGELTSRYEAIVGGVFPLRENTNRQVSALQETLDRMYPNYSFVCYQGLKHAAPFIEDGVKQMAADGLREAVGIVLAPHYSTMSVGDYTKRARETAVACGIRMNFVDQYHLHPDLLSALANRVRAGLAGFGEQADRTEVIFSAHSLPAKILEANDPYPQQLLETSQAVAERAGVAKWRFAWQSAGRTAEPWLGPDILDVLETIRGEGIEHVLVCPVGFVSDHLEVLYDIDIECKQKAAKLGIHLERTASLNTDPLYMKTLAESVVAKIS
- a CDS encoding LysM peptidoglycan-binding domain-containing protein, translated to MADRQTGFRFDIYERIVLPEDAAGIGELEEIELTPDIQAQSAAGKNVLKGYLHLTGRYLSDDAGESKRLEYDIPVEITVPATRSLDMRDVQADIENFDVDILSKRSLHITGVLALNGLKLPAEEDGQEAEEELFFIHHSTQPEQDDRAPQHDDLVMPSGGEDEPLAAPKEDALPDDHDAYLQIAENPGQMEPLPKENVPEQDEVPVVVGKKAGPPRTEFGKLADTAPRETNAAPGEKAASPDALEWKKLFLQQDQEDQFRKFRMCIVQKEESVASIAERYNISAREIMQVNKLPDEDLSEGQVLYIPG
- a CDS encoding RluA family pseudouridine synthase, whose protein sequence is MVQAKRKGEWLELPIGHMRMDSTDKLRDFLCGQLRLPARLARKMTTDENLRLSGSRLRLRLFPAQPLGFAPQWRNIKILYEDDFCLVVDKEAGIKVHPTEAGESGTLANFVAGYLESTGQQVAVRHIHRLDRDTSGPVLYAKNEFAQSILDRDMAEKRIARVYSAIVKGNPPRKEAIIAAPIGRHRHINGKMCVAASGKQAVTRYKIVEQWPGFALLEVRLETGRTHQIRVHLSYIGHPIVGDTLYGSADPRIFRQALHAHELFFQHPFSSETVSVQSPYPADFRTLLEQLRQVSGMRPRLGPYNG